CACTGGAAATCACCGTAGCTAAGAATGCGTAATTACTATGATAAGATCACATCAGATCAATTTCCTTTTCAACTTCACCTGTTAAATTCATGTGGGTGGAATGATGGGTTTACATAGGTCTAAACAAAcaaaggctttttaaaattgaGTGCATTTTAGATTGGCTAGCAGACATGAGAATATGGATCAGGTGTCTTAGAATCTAAACTGggaaacaaaaaccacaatgtacacattttattgATGGTCCAGTTGTGGGTAATTGTTTTACAGGTACTAAAGGTTTAGATGAAAAGCTACAAGGATTTGCAAATAAACCTTTTCCTAACTCtgcataaaaaaatcacattttctaaaactcTACAACAGATTTTGAGAGCAAAGTGATAGTGCTATACTTTCATAACAGAATATAATATGAAAATGATACCCAGGATGACCAATGCAAGAATTCCCCTTTAAGCTGGActtggtttttatgtttttatgttatgtgtttAATGTCTGGTATTTAGTACAGCAAGAAAACAGTTCTCATCAAAGCCAACTCTTCTCTTCATTATCATAATCTGGATTCAGCAGCTACTAATTTGAGTTGGGGGGTGGGATGCACCATAGTCAGCTTTGTCATGATGATTGTTTCAGGGCTGATGGAGGACGGGGAAGTCCAAAGCCAGATGTTGACTCCAGGGACCTGCTGGAGGAGAGGGTGTCCACTAGAGGAAGTGCTGCTTCTCCTACGGGGGCCCATGTGGCTGACATCTACCTAGCCAACTTGAACAAGTGTGTTACAATCCAGTTTACAGTTGTTTTACTGGAAAATTAAGTTAGGGCCACAAGGTGTACacgcccaaaaaaaaaagaaaaaaacaactgaaatgaTTAAAgagttgcttttgtttttggtttcagtTGGTTTTGTCCCTGAATTGGCTTTTAGCACCCTTTCACTTGAATCTCAGCATCATATTAGGCTTTTAACtgaaacatttattacattcaGGTTGAGGAAACGTTCAGAGCCTGGGAACATCCGAAGAACATTCCGGAGCTCAGAGAGTGACAGTTCCAGTCCAGGAGCTACTGGAGGAGGGGTGAGAACAGCTTCTTTTCCTGCTGGCGAGGCTCTGGTGAAAGAAACAGGAGAGAAACGACCAGTCAGTGCTCACAGCATTCTCAACTCAGTCACTCGCCACTCCTCTCTCAAGACCAAGGTACtgtaacattttactgtatctCCAATTAATAACTGTGTTAAATTGACCGTTTAGTTGAAAGTGGCCAGCTTTTAATCGCGACCATTGTGAAAGTTTAGGTGGAGAGTCCACAGTTAAAGAAGACAACTACAGCAGGGCGATCCAAGAGCTTCAGTAATCACAGACCACTGGATCCTGAGGTCATAGCTCAGGTTGAGCACAGCGCACAGGTACTGGTCTCAGTTCAGCTTTCTACCATAAGAGACAttgttgtgtacatgtgtttgtttactTTATATCTTCCTCTCATGCTGCAGGAGATTGAGTTCGAAAGACAGAGCACCTCCAAACATACGCACGCCCCTGATGTGGTCTTGGACACACTGGAGCAACTAAAAGGTGggagtggtggtggaggaggaggaggtgcttCAGAGCCCTCCAGTCCACTCCACTCCCGTCTGTTGCGGGATAGCGAGGTGGGGTCCTCGCATGTCCACTCGCTTCAGCGCAGTGCCTCCTCTGCCAGCGATTCACCTTCCTCCTTCCGCCCTGTCAAGAGCCAACCACGAAGCCCTCTGCCCTCCACCACCTCGccctctctgtcctcttctgTACCTTCCTCTAGAGAGGTGCGCCCCCCAGCAACAAGGCCGAAGCCAGTGGTGTTCCCAAAGAGTGGAGGAGGGGGTGGCAGTCCAGCCATGGGCTCCCCAACCTCCACCGTTCCCCCTacaccccctcctccacctgcaGGCCACATGCTCTCACTCCCatacactcctcctcctcctcctcccccacctccaccccagTCTAATGACAAATCCTGTCCAGCTTAGGTTGCCGTGATCTAAACGATGACACCGATCCTAACGAACTCTTAGATTCTTACAGGTCTTCTACCATGTGATAGAAGCACTTCTtcgttacacacacacacacacacacacacacacgacccCTAACCCACTACACATGTGTAGCATTCACCTCATGGTGTCCAGGCTTTTTACCACTTTCCCTTGGAGTGTCAAGAGTTTTCTCCTGCCCTCTTCTGGCAGCTCAGCTTAATCCAGACCAGCTATTACGGGGCATAGTAACCATTGATGCCCTTCAAAGacacatctttgttttttgctgccaGAAAGACTCCAGTGACCACTGGTTTTCAAAATCTTGTACAAGGGAACAGGACTCAGGATGGACATCTACATACCTTGAGCACCAGGAGCTTACATACACTAATTTGCAATGTTTGAAATTGTGTTTAAGTGGGTTTGCAAAAGTGTTAGTTGCCTTTACAACACAGATCTAAGTGAGGATCAAAAAGCACTGTTTGATTTTGTAAAGTaggaaatgacattttttttcttttgcaatgaCCCCATGACTAGAGGACTGGGAGTGAGTATTTGATTCCCAAGAACAGACTGTGAAATGCTAAGATCTTGCTCTTTGTAGAAGTAAAGCACAGACTGGCTGCTTCAGATGTGGAAGACTGGAGATAAAGCTggactttaaaaatgtttaaaggaaagaaaactgtgccaaatatcAGTACAAGTCTTGTGATCAAGAGCATTATTTTATCTATTCCTCTAGTGTTTGATATGTTggtgatatatttttttttcttgttgtaaaATTACTGTTCAGTACAAGTACCACAAGAGGAGCTCAGCAGGAGCAGTGTTCTCCAATATAGCTATCGTGGACCACAGTAATCTTAAATCCAGATAGAGCAATAAAATGATGAACGCTGGTGGTTTGAGGCATTATGCTGCTTGCAGCTCtattctgtgtatgtgtgtaggggACCACTGAAACCcaacatttttatatgtaatGTTGGATTGTgcgcacacacattttattcagatatgtgtgtggtggtgttttGTGGCAGCTAAACACCTTTCAGGTTTTCCTTGCATGCTGGGGCGATAACCAGTAGCCACAGTTGCAAGCTGGCTGATTGCATTAGTTTATGTATCTGCAGTACCAGCTATAGAACAGCTTCAAACAAGGTGACAGCTTGCTCCTTTAACTATATATTTCAATTAACAGTAAAAAGGGTTTTAATATTCTAATGGTGTGTATGTACGTTTAATAACCATGATGATAACTGGAAGCATGGAGCTGAGGTTCCTCCTGAGTGTGTTTAGATAAAAGCACAACCGAACACCTCATCCAGTGCACTCTTAGGcaaattttgcttttattattacCTTTTTCCCAGTTGTTTATTAATGCTCAGTCTGTTAtgataaaatgtggaaatgtgtaGCCATCTGGGTGTGAGCATGTGCGCCTGTGAAAGCATGGGTGGATGTAGATTATGTATGCACCTCAGCTCATCTCATTCCAGCCTTTCCCACCCACTATAAAGGGATACCACCCAACATCAACAGATATCTGTAGATCGACAAGAAAACTCTTCTCCCATGTTCAGGAGTACCAGCAGCCTTAGTGCTGAATAAATATGCACTGTGTACATTTGACCAGAAAAATAACCTGCAGGGAACCATGAAATGTCTCGTTTTCAGTCACTGCTGTAACAACACCCATGTCgttgaaaaatctttttttggggggggggggatactGAGTACCTTTGCAGAATTAGACCCAATGAGTTAAGGCATATGTTGCTGAACACTGACTTAGAAACATGCCATTCAGAGTGAATGAAataaatttatataaaatttttCACTTTCTTGAGGAAGTATTGAAATCGTTTTACCCTCTTGTCCTCACTATCCCTACATCCCTACATACATTCTCCCGAGCTCTTACGCCCAAAATAAATCTCACACTGCATTCCTGTATGCTCTCTACCAGGtaatttataattgtttttttaatctgtataCTGTTTGTGTATTACCTGGTGTATTTGTGTTGCTCTTACCTCATGACAACTGGAGGGCCTGTGACTGTGGGAGTGTTAGTGGTGATGTACTCACCTTATCAATATGTAAACTCTACTACATACAGACATGCATGTGGGTGGTTGTTGTATTATAGTCCAGCTGTGCTGTCAAGGGGAGCTGGGACCCTCTTCTATCTCAAATCAATCATCATGCACTTGAACAACTTGGCTTGTGTGTGGACTAACTGTGGGGATGATTTGTCAGAATTGTTGAATATGCATTTTGTGTCCATGTGAAATCagcagaactaaaaaaaaaacaaagactgtaATGTCAAATCTATTTATAGTTGTCTGGAGAATCCTGTGTTCAGATGTACTTTGTATATACAATGTTGTACATTACAGAGGTACACTCTTTTTTGGTACAATATTGTACAGTAATAGCAATAGTAGCTTAATCAAATAGGCCTTATATAATTCTGCGTAGTACTTGtagtaaatctgttttttttaaataaacattgctTGCTATAAAGattcttcatttatttcatgtttgttcCAATAACGTCTTTGTCCAAAGAAGAGATGGAGAGTCaaataatcaaatgtaaatgatgtaGTTTGGAAAATAGTTTAATCACTTGTGAGGTTGTGACTCACAAGTAGTTTCACAACCGACTTAAATATTCTCATTGAATGTAGGATTGCAATGATGGTAAACTACAAATCCTAAAAATGATGCCCTGAAATCTTTCTCACGGGGAAACGACTGTTGATGCTTGTCGTTATGCTGATACATGAACAGCAGGGTGGAAACTGCTGACGCTTCTTTCTGACCTGGAGGTGGCCAGACTGGTATCAAATCTAAGAGTATGTGCCAGCCCACTCTCTGCTAGCACAGTCGGAACTTCAGGCACCAAGTGAAACAAAGTCTACCTTGTTGCGTAGTTCCGCCCACATCTGTAGACCAGAGTCCGCCCCGTGTGAAGCCCTGACTTCCCGCATCAGACGTCGTGAAGCAAACGCTGCCACTGGTCGCGGCCTTCGTAGAAACCCATGAATTGTTTGGGCAGAGACAGAGAATTACGTAAAGCGTCCGATACAACGACGTCTACTTGTGCGTCTGTCGCACCTGTGGAGAAAACAGCCGCTCAACCGGTACGTAACGTACAGTGAGCTGCCGTTTTATCATTACGGAAGAAGTTTCGCACGTAGGCGTACTTTGGTTACTTTGTTCCAGACAAGCTGGATTCGCGGCACAGTCAGGGAACAGTTTGATACCTTTGGCGATGACAATCGCGCTGTCCCACCCTGTAACAGATTAACCGGACGCTCAGCAAAGACGTATGTTGACTTTAGCCACAGTACGTAACGTTACTGATGTACTTAGTTTGCTAACGTGACGGCTAACGTTCAGGTACGCTAACGTTCATTTACTGCTAAGTTAGTGAATTCTTCTAATTTATGCTATTTGCTAGTTTACTAACGTTATAACCGATGTGGTCGTTGTTTAAATGAGTCTTCAGGTGCCATGTTGCTCATCATAATCGAACACGTAACGCTTTTAGTTTTTGGAAGCTACACATGCTAACATTTTTATCGGTGCTATAACATTTGTAATTATGTAACTATAACTTAAAAATTGTATTGTGTGGCTGGCTGGACATGTGTGACCTTACTAATGTGGGAATACATCCAAGTAATGTATGAACATATTAGTAATTAGTAGATTTACAGTGTTTTCACGTGCATATAAATCAGCATAATACTTTATGTTTCGACCATGAAATAAATAGGACAGCGTTGGTGAATAGGTATATTCTCTATCAAGAAGTTACATTAACACCTCTGAAGTCTTTTGCATGTTAAGAGCTGAATTTAGCCTATTTtgattttctaattaaaaagaTCTGTGATCTTCTCAATAGAAGCCATTTTCCCGTCTCATGGTGTGACATGTgagtaaaaatgaaatactatTTACAAGCTTTAGTTAATTCTTTTAAGGCATATTCATGAATAACAATTATTtgattattcaaatatttaattagttCAATGTAGTCAAAGATTTGATATAAGACATATATATATGCTCTATGTCTTATATCAAATCTTTGACTATATTTAATTAGTTCAATGTATCCAAAGATTTGATATAAGACATATATATATGCTCTATGTCTTATATCAAATCTTTGACTACATTGaactaattaaatatttgaatatacgTCAATGTTTTACATCCTAGTAGAGCGGTACTTCTAACTGCACTACGCACCGGCAGGAGAAATGTCAGCGGCAGATGCACCAAAATATAGCAGTGTGGTATTATTTTACTCAGTTGCACAACAAATTTGAGTACTTATTATGTGGGATGAAGCTTTTAATTGCTCTACCAACAGGATTTATGTCACAGTTATTTGGATAAAAAACTTTGTCAAGtgacaaattatattaaaatggcTAGATTGTTTGTAGTTATGCCAAAAGGCTTTGTGCCTTAAGAGTaaaagtaatatattttttagagAATAAACAGTCGCGCcatattataattttatgtatgtgtatataatatAGGTTGGCTTGCCCACGatagtgacatttttttatattactatCTATTAACTGTGTTTTAACTTTTCTCATGAATTAGCTAGCTGGTTATTGTCTTCTAAAAACCACAAAGCTTCCTTCCCAGTCTATTTAAGGTTTTCTAATTGTCTGcacaatttccttttttcttttcagtacgTCAGCAATGACAGCCAGCACAGCAAACTACCTGTGGTCTTTACAGGATGTCCTTGGTCAAGGGGCTACTGCCAGTGTATACAGAGCACGAAACAAGGCAagccacattaaaaacaaattcattattataatgcagtttttttttcatggaacAGCACTACGACATCGCTGCTGCATCAACTAAGAGGTTTTAGTCTACTTGGTGGTTGAAAGGCGACTGACTCCAGGATGTGCGATAAGAACAGGCTGTAGCTGCAGCGCGGATGTGTGGGTTGTTTTCGACGTTGTTATAAGGTGCTCTATGTGTTTTGCTGACACAAggatatgtgtttgtgtgcagaggtCTGGTGAACTGGTAGCAGTCAAAGTGTTTAACATAATGAGCTACAACCGCCCTCATGAGGTCCAGATGAGAGAGTTTGAGATGCTGAGGAAACTTAACCACCTAAATATTGTCAGACTTTATGCTGTGGAAGAGGTAAGACTGCCACTAATGACTTTACAAATACTTAAGTAGATGTGATACAGTCACCCTTCTGCAGTGAGCTGACTGTATCCATTATGCAGGTTAAACATTTTTCCATATTCATGCACAACATTACCTGGAAATGtctatttaaaaagtaatggaTGACCTTTTATGTTGTACAAGACGTAAgagaaattcagaaaaaaagtgGAGATTTTGCGTGCTGGTTATAAATACAGCATTTTTCCACAATCACTTCACATTACATAAGTTTCTCAGTCTGCCGCTGTGCTGTGAGATAATGAGTGGTGGTAAGTTTGAGTGAGTAAAatgtatctatttatttatttttgctagtTTTACTTGGCGTTTCCCAGTTTACTGtaagttgtttgtgtttcacaAACCCCAGCCATCCATACTGGTATTAAAAACGTGAGGAATGCCGTTACTTTAGCTTTCATAGCTACAGAAGCGGTGTCTAGCAGGTGAAAAGATGGGATTTCATTGCTGTCTCTACAACAAACACAGTCTTGTGCACTGCTCATTTAAGACCAGAGGATTACATTCCTGACTATTTCACATGCTGActttctcacatacacacacacacacaccatgcttattaatattaataaccaTTAATATTCTATAATATatgcatatattatatatattatatacactgagcacagtttattttcttactactgcatacagtaaaataagaaCTCGATCCTTATTCAAACTCTGTTACCTGACCTTCCAAAATAAGCTCAAGCAATAGAGAGAAAATATGACTACTGACCTGCTACATAAACtgtttataaatataaacactCTGAGTAAACTggttacttacttacttactgtacatataaaaaGTTGTGAGGAGAAGCAACAAAGGAAGAAGACAAATTTGGTCACACAATAGGAAtactaaacatttttatcaaatagCATTTGGTATCTGATCTTACACTTACACTTACAAGATAGTCAGATAATTTCAAAAACAGGagcaataaataatgtaaattcaaatttttcttTCCACTTAAAGAAGCTTCTTATTGCTGTGTCTTTAGTTGCCCTCTAAACAGAAGGTACTGGTGATGGAGTATTGCTCAGGAGGAAGTCTGCTCAGCCTCCTGGAAGATCCAGAAAATGCCTTTGGCCTGGTTGAAACAGAGTTCCTTACTGTATTACAGTGTGTAGGTGGGTCTGTGtatctgatttttttatttttttttattttaataattgtttggTTTGCTTTGCTGAAATATTCATCCCTGTGCTCTCTTTAGTGCAGGGGATGAACCACCTGCGGGAAAACGGAGTGGTACATCGGGACATTAAGCCAGGCAACATCATGCGACAGGTTAGGGAAGACGGAAAGTCTGTTTATAAGCTGACAGATTTTGGAGCAGCAAGAGAGCTGGAGGATGATGAGAAATTTGTGTCTATCTATGGAACTGAAGAGTATCTGGTAAGTAATCCTACAGAAAAGCTTACTGAACCCGTATTAATGTTATGCagttcaaaattattttttaaaataaaaattgataaaaacaaacactttgatgTCTTAGACATTGTGTGTGTTACACATCTGCTTGTTTCTAGACTGGTTAGGCCTCTAgtgatactgtatatttgaatAAGGAGAGTTTTTTTCTGGGATTTGGCCTCTGTACATCACAGATGATGGTGGCTCATGAATAATGTAACAAACtaacataattacaaaaataagttTTGCCTTTAATACTTAGGCTCTAATAAATATATAGGGAAATGAGGGAGAGAAGAATCATTTATCAAATTTGGTTTTAGGAATTTTTACAGCGCgagaaagagaggagacacTGAGAAGATCTGAAAGCAGCATATGATGAAACAGATGTTCCTTATATACCCTTTGCCAAAGCAGGATTAGTTATAAGGAGATTAAACAATTGAGCAAGGAAATGCTGCAAATACAAATCACTTGACTAACCAACAGGCACTAGCTTGTCTACTTTACAGTGACTGTATATGTCTGgccaaatataatttatatttccaGCCAACAGCATTACATTATGTCACATCACTGTGTATTGTATGTTTGATATATAAAGGGCGCATATCTTACAAGCTTGTTACCATTGCTACCACAGCTATTACCATTTTTCAAAGTAGGATAATGTAAAGCTTGTAGAGCTGTTCAGCATTAATGCTCCTAAGAATCATGTTaagttttcatgttctccaaTAAAAAGAAGAGTCTGTGGCAAAGGTTTCTTGGTGGGGCAAAACACTGCTGAGTATGTGTATCTGTTTGTAGCATCCAGACATGTATGAACGTGCTGTGCTGCGTAAGACTCATCGGAAGTCCTACGGAGTGAATGTTGACCTGTGGAGTATTGGCGTGACATTTTACCAGGCTGCCACTGGCAGTCTTCCTTTTACACCATTTGAAGGACCGCGCAGGAACAAGCCCACCATGTAAGTTAAtacatttgcagtttttataaaaagtaaatcaaaagACATGTATTTCTCATAGGAAGATTGCATTTCACACTCACCCCTTTAGTCGTAGCtataataaagttattattttatattgaattttacATAATGGATTAAATTGTGACATTGAGTTTGGTCTTAAACGTCTTGCTCTAAGTTCCTTTTTCATCctgggattttttgttttaatgaatcaGCCATTTTAATTGGGGCAAATGCGTAGGATTTCCCCTTACAGACATTTTGCTGGATGTTTGTTGCTTGTCTGTGAAGGCTGAGGTcatacacaaaatgttttttcttgtgaAGGTTCAAAATAACCACAGAGAAACCTGTGGGGGCAATAGCTGGAATGCAGCGGTTGGAGCGCGGACCTATAGATTGGAGCCACCACCTCCCTAACAGCTGCCAGCTGTCGCAGTATGTCATTTAATAAAGAGCAGAACATGAATCCCAGTGATTCTGTTATGAGAAAACGGGacacatatttttctttaattgtctCCATCTATAGTATAtatctctttctgtgtctgtagGGGCCTGAAGGTTCAGCTAGTTCCAGTGTTAGCAGGTATACTGGAAGCTGACCAGGAGAGGTGCTGGGGATTTGACCAGTTTTTCACAGCCACCACAGATATACTGCAGCGGAAGCCAGTTTACGTCTTCTCTCTGCAACAGGCCATggcatactgtatatatatacatcACTACAACACGTAAGTCACATCTGTAtcatcacacacattttaataaaacaaaaataatgctGTTCATATTGTGAGTGATAGACAATCATCAGATGTGAGATTCTCCCCTGCAGATGACATCAAGACTTAGTAAACCTGTGGGAAAGAAACTGTTCATGACATAACTTGTCCTGTGTGTGAAACCACAGATTCCAAGATTTAAATTGCTGGTTTTCTCTCCCACCCGTGCCtcaaattttgattcaaattttattttaaagctcttAACCCAGCCTTATCTCAATTAACCCCCTTTGATTTTTAGGTAATTGTAGGAGTTGCCCACCAGTATCTGAGGATAGTATTTAGTTAGATTTTAAAGTAATTCTGGAGCCACAACATGAGCTCAGGGaatatggtttgtttttctggcagcagAGACAAACAGGTGGAAGAGGATTGAGGACATAGTGGATCCATGTAAATAAGGTTTTACTACTTGCTGACAACATGACTTTGTTGGTTTACTCCACCAACAAATGCAACATAAAACTCCAGAAATGTGTAGCAAATTTGCAGACTAATTAGGGATGATCAGTATAATACTTTTGATATAGGTTTGTACTAAATTCTAGATTCTATCTTTAATCCTGACTTTCCCTCTCAACAAATTAAATCCCTGCAGCAGGCCTGAGCTCTGTCACATTAGCTAACAGTTCACTTAAATTTTatagtgatgaaacaggaattgtctcttcctccctctcactCAGGGTGTCAGTCTTCCTTGAGGAGGTGGCATCTCAAACTGGCATAGGAGTTCAACATCAACGTTTGCTGTATCTGGGGCATGATCTGCCACTGGAGGGCAACATGAAGGTGGTCAACCTCCCACATACCTCAGCTGTGAAGCCCCTCATTTTGCTAAACTGTGGACCTGAAGCTAACAGCAGCCCTCCTTTCAGAGAACGTAAGACAAAGAAGACAGAGATGAGTTTGTAttgatctgatttttttttctagtgaGAGATGAGTTAGTATTGCAAGTATTGCAGTATTGCATTAGGCAATGCCTAATGAAGGCAAGCTACAAAGAGAATTAATCATAATTGAAATAAAGTGTGCAGGCAATGATTCATTCCCAGGTACATCCATAAACCAACACTTTGTTTCTATATATCATATATTGTTGggcttcttctcttctctgtagCAGAAACACCGGTCATCCCATCCAGGTTTGATGTCGTAGCAGACTACAACTTCACTAAGGTGTTACTCCATTGCTGGTTTTTTCTCCCACCCATGTCTAACTTTATGTCAATTTTTGATTTGagtttgattctttttttttagctctcaACCCAACCTTATCTCATTTAACCCCCTTTTATCTTTAGGTAATTGTAGGAGTTGTCCACCAGTATCTGAAGATAATTAaagttttgcacacacacagagagcttCTACTGCAAGGATACTACAGCTATATGTAAGACACAtgctaaaacaaattaaattaatatttgtgtCATTGCACGGCATTGTGTCCTTCTCAAGTTATATCATGGCCCCAGGTAAATCTCATTCAGTCTCACTCATTTTTCCTCAGGATGGGGTTACGAAGGGAGTGTGGCGAAAGCATGCACTTTATTAGAATGTTCAACGTTAGAGTGCAGTCTTTCCTCAATGTAGGACACAGGATACAGACCCTGTAAGTTTA
This genomic interval from Channa argus isolate prfri chromosome 5, Channa argus male v1.0, whole genome shotgun sequence contains the following:
- the ikbke gene encoding inhibitor of nuclear factor kappa-B kinase subunit epsilon isoform X1, coding for MNCLGRDRELRKASDTTTSTCASVAPVEKTAAQPICDLLNRSHFPVSWCDITSAMTASTANYLWSLQDVLGQGATASVYRARNKRSGELVAVKVFNIMSYNRPHEVQMREFEMLRKLNHLNIVRLYAVEELPSKQKVLVMEYCSGGSLLSLLEDPENAFGLVETEFLTVLQCVVQGMNHLRENGVVHRDIKPGNIMRQVREDGKSVYKLTDFGAARELEDDEKFVSIYGTEEYLHPDMYERAVLRKTHRKSYGVNVDLWSIGVTFYQAATGSLPFTPFEGPRRNKPTMFKITTEKPVGAIAGMQRLERGPIDWSHHLPNSCQLSQGLKVQLVPVLAGILEADQERCWGFDQFFTATTDILQRKPVYVFSLQQAMAYCIYIHHYNTVSVFLEEVASQTGIGVQHQRLLYLGHDLPLEGNMKVVNLPHTSAVKPLILLNCGPEANSSPPFREPETPVIPSRFDVVADYNFTKVIVGVVHQYLKIIKVLHTHRELLLQGYYSYMMGLRRECGESMHFIRMFNVRVQSFLNVGHRIQTLGHYTSDNQGSAGNSQKLKLVHEHLPIYAAGIQEFQNRLEHLLIQQAKVAETLADDKSCQKMEVLLQKITAIHQQYRKDRLTGKLAYNDEQIHKFEKIHLSNHIKRVKSLFREECIQKYKELLDSTRNWSSVLLEIQTRLREFSSLSTDLLADLEMSEPHQNKILDKLLFALQSRVGQVPGIPPMDKDKMVSRMHHLKEEMEILVRELQCNNSIIESLGGEDSEASLESNLARPSTL
- the ikbke gene encoding inhibitor of nuclear factor kappa-B kinase subunit epsilon isoform X2 — encoded protein: MLTLATICDLLNRSHFPVSWCDITSAMTASTANYLWSLQDVLGQGATASVYRARNKRSGELVAVKVFNIMSYNRPHEVQMREFEMLRKLNHLNIVRLYAVEELPSKQKVLVMEYCSGGSLLSLLEDPENAFGLVETEFLTVLQCVVQGMNHLRENGVVHRDIKPGNIMRQVREDGKSVYKLTDFGAARELEDDEKFVSIYGTEEYLHPDMYERAVLRKTHRKSYGVNVDLWSIGVTFYQAATGSLPFTPFEGPRRNKPTMFKITTEKPVGAIAGMQRLERGPIDWSHHLPNSCQLSQGLKVQLVPVLAGILEADQERCWGFDQFFTATTDILQRKPVYVFSLQQAMAYCIYIHHYNTVSVFLEEVASQTGIGVQHQRLLYLGHDLPLEGNMKVVNLPHTSAVKPLILLNCGPEANSSPPFREPETPVIPSRFDVVADYNFTKVIVGVVHQYLKIIKVLHTHRELLLQGYYSYMMGLRRECGESMHFIRMFNVRVQSFLNVGHRIQTLGHYTSDNQGSAGNSQKLKLVHEHLPIYAAGIQEFQNRLEHLLIQQAKVAETLADDKSCQKMEVLLQKITAIHQQYRKDRLTGKLAYNDEQIHKFEKIHLSNHIKRVKSLFREECIQKYKELLDSTRNWSSVLLEIQTRLREFSSLSTDLLADLEMSEPHQNKILDKLLFALQSRVGQVPGIPPMDKDKMVSRMHHLKEEMEILVRELQCNNSIIESLGGEDSEASLESNLARPSTL
- the ikbke gene encoding inhibitor of nuclear factor kappa-B kinase subunit epsilon isoform X4, producing MTASTANYLWSLQDVLGQGATASVYRARNKRSGELVAVKVFNIMSYNRPHEVQMREFEMLRKLNHLNIVRLYAVEELPSKQKVLVMEYCSGGSLLSLLEDPENAFGLVETEFLTVLQCVVQGMNHLRENGVVHRDIKPGNIMRQVREDGKSVYKLTDFGAARELEDDEKFVSIYGTEEYLHPDMYERAVLRKTHRKSYGVNVDLWSIGVTFYQAATGSLPFTPFEGPRRNKPTMFKITTEKPVGAIAGMQRLERGPIDWSHHLPNSCQLSQGLKVQLVPVLAGILEADQERCWGFDQFFTATTDILQRKPVYVFSLQQAMAYCIYIHHYNTVSVFLEEVASQTGIGVQHQRLLYLGHDLPLEGNMKVVNLPHTSAVKPLILLNCGPEANSSPPFREPETPVIPSRFDVVADYNFTKVIVGVVHQYLKIIKVLHTHRELLLQGYYSYMMGLRRECGESMHFIRMFNVRVQSFLNVGHRIQTLGHYTSDNQGSAGNSQKLKLVHEHLPIYAAGIQEFQNRLEHLLIQQAKVAETLADDKSCQKMEVLLQKITAIHQQYRKDRLTGKLAYNDEQIHKFEKIHLSNHIKRVKSLFREECIQKYKELLDSTRNWSSVLLEIQTRLREFSSLSTDLLADLEMSEPHQNKILDKLLFALQSRVGQVPGIPPMDKDKMVSRMHHLKEEMEILVRELQCNNSIIESLGGEDSEASLESNLARPSTL
- the ikbke gene encoding inhibitor of nuclear factor kappa-B kinase subunit epsilon isoform X3, which codes for MNCLGRDRELRKASDTTTSTCASVAPVEKTAAQPICDLLNRSHFPVSWCDITSAMTASTANYLWSLQDVLGQGATASVYRARNKLPSKQKVLVMEYCSGGSLLSLLEDPENAFGLVETEFLTVLQCVVQGMNHLRENGVVHRDIKPGNIMRQVREDGKSVYKLTDFGAARELEDDEKFVSIYGTEEYLHPDMYERAVLRKTHRKSYGVNVDLWSIGVTFYQAATGSLPFTPFEGPRRNKPTMFKITTEKPVGAIAGMQRLERGPIDWSHHLPNSCQLSQGLKVQLVPVLAGILEADQERCWGFDQFFTATTDILQRKPVYVFSLQQAMAYCIYIHHYNTVSVFLEEVASQTGIGVQHQRLLYLGHDLPLEGNMKVVNLPHTSAVKPLILLNCGPEANSSPPFREPETPVIPSRFDVVADYNFTKVIVGVVHQYLKIIKVLHTHRELLLQGYYSYMMGLRRECGESMHFIRMFNVRVQSFLNVGHRIQTLGHYTSDNQGSAGNSQKLKLVHEHLPIYAAGIQEFQNRLEHLLIQQAKVAETLADDKSCQKMEVLLQKITAIHQQYRKDRLTGKLAYNDEQIHKFEKIHLSNHIKRVKSLFREECIQKYKELLDSTRNWSSVLLEIQTRLREFSSLSTDLLADLEMSEPHQNKILDKLLFALQSRVGQVPGIPPMDKDKMVSRMHHLKEEMEILVRELQCNNSIIESLGGEDSEASLESNLARPSTL